The DNA region TGGGTACTGACGCTGCTGGGCGTATGGCCAAATGGTATACCGGGCGAGGTTGCAACCCGTTGCATCCATTCGGGCGAATGCGCTTGCTTACCCGCGGTCCTCGCGAGGGAGGTAGCCCGCCAAGAACAGATCGACGGCTCTGGCCACCGGTGGCTCACCTGTCTCCACACCCAAGAGGCCGGCGTTCAAAGGTGCGCCCACGACCAGCCAAGTGAACTCGCTCGCGAGTGCGTCGGCGTCGTCGACGGTCAGACCGTGCGCGTCGGAGAGATCGATCATCGCGTCTGCGAGATTGCGTATATTCGCGTCCCAGCTCTGCGCCAGGTAGTCCCTCGCGACCTCCGGATGCGCGGCCGCCTCGGCGATGACCAGTCGACGCATCGCCACCACCGGCGCGCTCAGCATCCCGGCCCGCATCGTCTCGCCGAGTGCGACGAGCCCCTCCCTCAGGTCGGGATGCGCCCTCACCGCTTCGAGAGCCGGTCTCATGGCATCACGGCCGGCGAGCGCCCAATGCCGGACGACGGCGGCATACAGCGCCGACTTCGACGCA from Microbacterium sp. SY138 includes:
- a CDS encoding TetR/AcrR family transcriptional regulator; translated protein: MTAMTRTPGRPAGRTGEALLDTARDVFLEFGYAGASMDEVAKRARISKASLYREHASKSALYAAVVRHWALAGRDAMRPALEAVRAHPDLREGLVALGETMRAGMLSAPVVAMRRLVIAEAAAHPEVARDYLAQSWDANIRNLADAMIDLSDAHGLTVDDADALASEFTWLVVGAPLNAGLLGVETGEPPVARAVDLFLAGYLPREDRG